Proteins from a genomic interval of Acinonyx jubatus isolate Ajub_Pintada_27869175 chromosome B4, VMU_Ajub_asm_v1.0, whole genome shotgun sequence:
- the RPS19BP1 gene encoding active regulator of SIRT1 isoform X2 has translation MSAALLRRGLELLGAPEAPQAAPGQAKRSGAPVKRTRKAKTTQAQKLRNSAKGKVPKSALAEFQKRECQSYLGVNLKFMTSARSTVAESVTQQIVRQNRGRKACDRPVAKTKKKKKAEGTVFTEEDFQKFQQEYFGS, from the exons ATGTCGGCGGCCCTGCTGCGGCGGGGCCTAGAGCTGCTGGGGGCGCCAGAGG CCCCCCAGGCCGCGCCAGGCCAGGCCAAGCGGAGCGGGGCTCCGGTGAAGCGGACCCGGAAAGCGAAGACTACCCAAGCCCAGAAACTGCGGAACTCGGCCAAGGGAAAGGTGCCCAAGTCTGCGCTTG CTGAGTTCCAGAAGCGAGAGTGTCAGAGCTATCTCGGAGTAAACCTGAAGTTTATGACCAGTGCAAGAAGCACAGTGGCTGAGTCAGTCACCCAGCAG ATTGTGCGCCAGAACCGGGGCCGCAAGGCCTGTGACCGACCTGTGGCcaagacgaagaagaagaagaaggctgaGGGCACCGTGTTCACTGAGGAAGACTTCCAGAAGTTCCAGCAGGAATACTTCGGAAGCTAG
- the RPS19BP1 gene encoding active regulator of SIRT1 isoform X1: MSAALLRRGLELLGAPEAPQAAPGQAKRSGAPVKRTRKAKTTQAQKLRNSAKGKVPKSALAEFQKRECQSYLGVNLKFMTSARSTVAESVTQQVCQRGGPWGGTWAGRAMGVPARSAEQSRAAGRLGLALLPCSPRGPQFASL, translated from the exons ATGTCGGCGGCCCTGCTGCGGCGGGGCCTAGAGCTGCTGGGGGCGCCAGAGG CCCCCCAGGCCGCGCCAGGCCAGGCCAAGCGGAGCGGGGCTCCGGTGAAGCGGACCCGGAAAGCGAAGACTACCCAAGCCCAGAAACTGCGGAACTCGGCCAAGGGAAAGGTGCCCAAGTCTGCGCTTG CTGAGTTCCAGAAGCGAGAGTGTCAGAGCTATCTCGGAGTAAACCTGAAGTTTATGACCAGTGCAAGAAGCACAGTGGCTGAGTCAGTCACCCAGCAGGTTTGTCAGAGGGGTGGACCGTGGGGAGGAACCTGGGCGGGGAGAGCCATGGGAGTCCCTGCCCGGAGCGCAGAGCAGAG cagggctgctgggaggctGGGCCTGGCCTTACTCCCCTGTTCCCCTCGTGGGCCCCAGTTTGCTTCTCTGTAA